From Micromonospora echinospora, one genomic window encodes:
- a CDS encoding class I SAM-dependent methyltransferase, whose protein sequence is MAEITGDQRVQSEVLEGLATAVNHRRWFVELALPYLGDNPIEIGSGLGDYALEWAPHLPRFTATEADPDRLIALKERLADHPTIEVRQMLLPHDEIGGEYSAAVSYNVLEHIEEDVAALRSMRDLVRPGGAVIIIVPAFQFAMSPADIATGHVRRYTKRTLGAAMTSAGLRVERIHYANALGLIGYFMATKVFRLMPKEGPMVKVYDTTVLPVTKAAEQLVRPPFGQSVFAVARVPG, encoded by the coding sequence ATGGCAGAAATCACTGGCGACCAGCGCGTGCAGTCGGAGGTGCTGGAGGGCCTCGCCACCGCCGTCAACCACCGCCGATGGTTCGTCGAGCTCGCCCTCCCATACCTCGGCGACAATCCCATCGAGATCGGCAGTGGGCTCGGGGACTACGCGCTGGAGTGGGCACCGCACCTGCCCCGCTTCACCGCCACCGAGGCGGACCCGGACCGGCTGATCGCGCTGAAGGAACGTCTCGCCGACCACCCGACCATCGAGGTCCGGCAGATGCTGCTCCCGCACGACGAGATCGGCGGCGAGTACAGCGCGGCGGTCTCCTACAACGTCCTCGAACACATCGAGGAGGACGTCGCCGCCCTGCGCAGCATGCGGGACCTGGTCCGGCCGGGCGGTGCGGTGATCATCATCGTGCCGGCGTTCCAGTTCGCCATGAGCCCGGCCGACATCGCCACCGGCCACGTCCGCCGCTACACCAAGCGGACGCTCGGTGCGGCGATGACCTCGGCCGGACTGCGCGTGGAGCGGATCCACTACGCCAACGCGCTCGGTCTGATCGGCTACTTCATGGCCACCAAGGTCTTCCGGCTGATGCCGAAGGAGGGCCCGATGGTCAAGGTATACGACACCACCGTCCTGCCGGTGACCAAGGCCGCCGAGCAGCTCGTCCGGCCGCCGTTCGGCCAGTCGGTGTTCGCCGTCGCCCGCGTCCCCGGCTGA